A stretch of the Bacteroidota bacterium genome encodes the following:
- a CDS encoding polysaccharide pyruvyl transferase family protein: MIIFGFFKKQVKKIIDSNFIFRNIRLPIRHKRINIFYWRPNNIFQDNVGDYLSKVLIYYLIDYYGIEKNKKVKETKFLMGIGSGLHYAKNNYVIWGSGLKEKRFIEMIKDKRLDIRCLRGPKTLELIKELGYDTRQIFLGDPAILLPNIYHPPNVTKKNKFGIIPYFRKEKEYIKKYSNVITPLTKNWKYFINEILKCEFVISASLHGIILSEAYGIPAIMLNDNSEESIFKFEDYYLSTGRENYKIANTVEEAIHMGPEKLPELKKMQENLLRSFPYDLWL; the protein is encoded by the coding sequence ATGATTATATTTGGATTTTTTAAAAAACAAGTAAAAAAGATTATTGATAGTAATTTCATATTTCGAAATATAAGATTACCTATAAGACATAAGAGAATAAACATTTTCTATTGGCGCCCTAATAATATATTTCAAGATAATGTAGGCGATTATTTATCAAAGGTATTGATATATTATTTGATAGATTACTACGGTATAGAAAAAAATAAAAAAGTCAAAGAAACAAAATTTTTAATGGGTATTGGATCAGGCTTACATTATGCAAAAAATAATTACGTAATTTGGGGATCGGGTCTTAAAGAGAAGCGATTTATAGAAATGATTAAAGATAAACGTTTAGATATTAGGTGTCTTCGAGGGCCTAAAACATTAGAGTTAATAAAAGAATTAGGGTATGATACTAGGCAAATATTTTTGGGAGATCCAGCTATTTTGTTACCTAACATTTATCATCCCCCAAATGTTACAAAAAAAAATAAATTTGGAATTATACCCTATTTTAGGAAAGAAAAAGAATATATTAAAAAATATTCTAATGTAATAACTCCACTAACGAAAAATTGGAAATATTTTATAAATGAAATATTGAAATGTGAATTTGTTATAAGTGCCTCATTGCATGGTATTATATTATCAGAAGCATATGGAATTCCTGCAATTATGCTAAATGATAATTCTGAAGAGAGTATTTTTAAGTTTGAAGATTACTATTTAAGTACAGGTAGGGAGAATTATAAGATTGCAAACACAGTTGAGGAAGCTATACATATGGGACCAGAAAAATTACCTGAATTGAAGAAAATGCAAGAAAATTTATTGAGAAGTTTTCCATACGATTTATGGCTATAA
- a CDS encoding polysaccharide biosynthesis C-terminal domain-containing protein: MNSSEKSLTAVTLIYTAGNFASKVISLFLVFIVTFYLSKEAVGQFDLIITTIALLAPLISLQLSDAILRWIIKDRNVDTISNVLTNVFFVVCINLLVFSLFYWGIISYLNIEHPLVIYFLLLLNVLFPLFHITARSLGKNIEFALSGLIFSVIYFSLTIVALKFLGLKIDGLLIAYSIGIFGAILYLIIKIRYLKYFSKKHISIDRTRQYIRYSLPLLPNTISWWAIAASNRYLILAFLGVAANGIFAISFKIPTILLTLTGIFYLAWQEKAIQTYDKADRDIYYSQVLEKYVRLLLSAVLVLIAFNKLILTYIVDRSFFEAWKYTPILLIAVIFQTLSSFYGTGYLSSKDTKGAFTTSVYGGLTTVGTSFLLIPYYGLYGASFAILLGYFVMFIARVIQTKKYFSIKFPLKIFLILSLLICFTAIISITGNNLLFAMNLVLSLFVFGIFNRKMIFSYSKILNNKIFR, encoded by the coding sequence ATGAACAGTTCTGAAAAAAGTTTAACCGCAGTAACATTAATATACACAGCCGGAAATTTTGCATCGAAAGTGATAAGTTTGTTTTTGGTTTTTATTGTTACTTTCTATTTATCCAAGGAAGCTGTTGGTCAATTTGATTTAATAATAACAACTATTGCATTGCTTGCTCCATTGATCAGTTTACAACTTTCTGATGCAATATTGCGCTGGATAATCAAAGATAGAAATGTTGATACTATTTCTAATGTTCTGACAAATGTCTTTTTTGTAGTATGTATAAATTTATTAGTGTTTTCATTGTTTTATTGGGGAATTATTTCTTATTTAAACATTGAACATCCCTTAGTGATTTATTTTCTACTTCTATTGAATGTTTTATTTCCATTATTTCACATTACTGCAAGGTCACTTGGTAAAAATATAGAGTTTGCTTTAAGCGGATTAATATTTTCTGTAATATATTTCTCACTTACAATAGTTGCACTAAAATTCTTAGGACTAAAAATAGACGGGTTGTTGATCGCGTACTCAATTGGTATTTTTGGTGCAATTCTGTATTTGATAATTAAAATACGATATCTAAAATATTTTTCAAAAAAACACATAAGCATCGATAGGACAAGACAATATATCCGATATTCATTACCTCTTTTACCAAATACAATAAGTTGGTGGGCTATTGCCGCTTCAAACCGATATCTCATATTAGCTTTCTTAGGTGTGGCTGCAAACGGTATTTTTGCAATCTCATTTAAGATACCTACTATATTGCTTACACTTACGGGAATATTCTATCTGGCTTGGCAGGAAAAAGCCATCCAAACTTATGATAAGGCTGATCGAGATATTTACTATTCACAAGTATTGGAGAAGTATGTTCGCCTGCTATTATCTGCAGTTTTGGTCCTTATAGCTTTCAACAAATTAATTTTAACATATATAGTTGATAGATCTTTTTTTGAAGCTTGGAAATATACTCCAATCCTGCTAATTGCTGTTATATTTCAAACTTTATCTTCATTTTACGGAACGGGATATTTAAGCAGTAAAGACACAAAAGGAGCTTTTACAACTTCAGTGTACGGAGGGTTGACTACTGTTGGTACAAGTTTTCTATTAATCCCATATTACGGGCTTTATGGTGCATCGTTTGCAATATTGCTGGGTTACTTTGTAATGTTTATTGCAAGGGTAATTCAAACAAAAAAATATTTCTCTATAAAATTTCCTCTGAAAATATTTCTTATATTGTCGTTGCTTATCTGTTTTACAGCAATTATTAGTATCACTGGTAATAATTTATTGTTTGCTATGAATCTGGTTTTATCACTTTTTGTTTTTGGCATTTTCAATAGGAAGATGATTTTTAGTTATTCCAAAATACTTAACAATAAAATATTTAGATAA
- a CDS encoding DUF86 domain-containing protein produces MPDIEKIKKHLSALLTDLKNLERHKNISKENLAKDTDLLWILERGIYLSIQNLLDMMAHIASADFSLKWEQYSDIPDIFFNENLIDNNQRKLLIQMAGFRNRLSHDYLGLDLDVMVDIVNNRLSDFRNFLKIIKDYCKI; encoded by the coding sequence ATGCCTGATATAGAAAAAATAAAAAAACATTTAAGTGCATTGTTAACCGATTTAAAAAATTTGGAACGCCATAAAAATATATCAAAAGAAAATTTAGCTAAAGATACCGACCTTTTATGGATATTGGAGCGGGGCATTTATCTTTCTATTCAGAATTTATTAGATATGATGGCGCATATTGCTTCAGCGGATTTCAGCTTAAAGTGGGAACAATATTCAGATATTCCGGATATATTTTTTAATGAAAATTTAATTGACAATAATCAAAGAAAATTATTAATTCAGATGGCTGGCTTCAGAAATCGTTTAAGTCACGATTATCTTGGATTAGACTTAGATGTTATGGTCGATATTGTGAACAATCGGCTATCCGATTTTAGAAATTTCTTAAAAATTATTAAAGATTATTGCAAAATATAA
- a CDS encoding nucleotidyltransferase domain-containing protein: MKSLNKQDITDSIKNYLYPKSEIDFAYIFGSYLQTDYYHDIDIAVYIKNGFDYKNLNLYPFGYASLLSGELSKIIKTDKIDVVIMNDAGLLILHRIMNKGFLLFDRDTFSRIYFENQTRKEYIDAGHLRKIKDIYIKAKIY, translated from the coding sequence ATGAAATCGTTAAATAAACAAGATATTACTGACAGCATAAAAAACTATCTTTACCCTAAATCTGAAATAGATTTTGCTTATATATTTGGCTCATATCTTCAAACAGATTATTATCATGATATAGACATAGCCGTTTACATAAAGAACGGATTTGATTATAAGAATTTAAATTTATATCCCTTCGGATATGCGAGTTTACTCTCAGGTGAGCTATCAAAAATTATTAAGACTGATAAAATAGATGTGGTTATAATGAATGATGCCGGTTTATTAATTTTACATAGAATCATGAATAAAGGATTTTTGTTGTTCGATCGTGATACTTTTAGTCGAATTTATTTTGAAAACCAAACAAGAAAAGAATATATTGATGCTGGACATTTAAGAAAAATTAAAGATATTTATATTAAAGCTAAAATTTACTAA
- the gmd gene encoding GDP-mannose 4,6-dehydratase yields MKKALITGITGQDGSYLAELLLEKGYEVHGIMRKSSSFNTGRIDHLYNNPEIMDKKLFLHYGDVVDTSNLNRLLEKIEPDEIYNLAAQSHVKVSFELPDYTAQVDALGTLRFLDAIREVGLGKQTKFYQASTSELFGKVQEVPQNEKTPFYPRSPYGVAKLYGYWIIVNYREAYNIFASNGILFNHESPRRGETFVTRKITRAAARIALGLQDKIVLGNLNAKRDWGYAPEYCEGMWKILQHNTAEDFVLATGETHTVREFIDLSFKELGIELEWIGKDEDEKGIVKTIKKEIVESINEKGKIKNGLNNSFTFNLLPLTLGKEVVSVSPGYYRPTEVDLLIGDASKAKQLLGWEAKVKFEELVKLMVKADYEKVVKRGY; encoded by the coding sequence ATGAAAAAAGCTTTAATCACAGGTATCACAGGACAAGACGGAAGCTATTTAGCTGAGTTGTTGTTGGAGAAAGGTTATGAAGTCCACGGCATCATGCGTAAAAGCAGTTCGTTTAATACAGGACGCATTGACCACCTCTACAATAATCCTGAAATAATGGATAAAAAATTGTTTCTTCACTATGGCGATGTTGTTGATACAAGCAATTTGAACAGATTGTTAGAGAAGATTGAACCGGATGAGATTTACAACTTAGCTGCTCAGAGCCACGTAAAAGTTTCATTTGAATTACCCGACTATACTGCTCAAGTAGATGCGCTTGGAACACTGAGATTTTTGGACGCGATAAGAGAGGTTGGTTTAGGTAAGCAAACAAAATTTTACCAGGCATCGACGAGCGAGTTATTCGGTAAAGTTCAGGAAGTGCCACAAAATGAGAAGACGCCGTTTTACCCCCGATCGCCTTATGGAGTTGCAAAGCTATATGGTTACTGGATAATTGTAAATTATCGCGAAGCATATAATATATTTGCAAGCAATGGTATTTTATTTAATCACGAATCGCCGAGGCGCGGAGAAACATTCGTTACACGAAAGATAACTCGTGCGGCAGCAAGAATTGCATTAGGGTTACAAGATAAAATAGTGCTTGGTAATTTGAATGCAAAACGCGACTGGGGTTACGCGCCGGAATATTGCGAAGGTATGTGGAAGATATTGCAACATAATACAGCAGAAGATTTTGTGCTTGCCACAGGTGAGACGCACACAGTTCGGGAATTTATAGATTTATCATTCAAGGAATTAGGCATTGAACTTGAATGGATTGGCAAAGATGAAGATGAAAAAGGAATTGTAAAAACAATTAAAAAGGAAATAGTAGAAAGTATAAATGAAAAAGGAAAAATTAAAAATGGATTGAATAATTCTTTTACCTTTAACCTTTTACCTTTAACCTTGGGTAAAGAAGTTGTCTCAGTTTCTCCAGGTTATTATCGCCCGACTGAAGTTGACCTATTGATTGGCGATGCTTCCAAAGCAAAACAGCTTTTAGGATGGGAAGCGAAAGTGAAATTTGAAGAACTCGTTAAATTAATGGTTAAAGCTGATTATGAAAAAGTTGTGAAAAGAGGATATTGA
- a CDS encoding four helix bundle protein: MDRDLNKRLFDFSILVIKFLKTLENTPENKVIRHQLIKAVTSAGANYEESQAASSRADFRNKIQISLREMRETNYWLRIMETLENKKQNDIKILVQESEELKKILGSISVKVSKKQI; this comes from the coding sequence TTGGATAGAGATTTGAATAAAAGGTTGTTTGATTTTTCCATACTTGTGATAAAATTTTTAAAAACATTAGAAAATACACCTGAAAATAAAGTAATACGACATCAATTAATAAAAGCAGTAACATCCGCAGGGGCTAACTATGAAGAATCACAAGCAGCTTCATCGAGAGCTGACTTTAGGAATAAAATACAAATATCATTGAGAGAAATGCGCGAAACAAATTATTGGCTTCGCATAATGGAAACGTTAGAAAATAAAAAACAAAATGATATAAAAATATTAGTACAGGAATCTGAAGAATTAAAAAAGATACTTGGAAGTATCTCAGTAAAAGTATCAAAAAAGCAAATTTAA
- a CDS encoding GDP-L-fucose synthase yields MNKKIYIAGHSGMVGSAIKRKFEAEGCKNIVTRELEELDLIRQDKVELFFSKEKPDYVIIAAAKVGGILANNTYRAQFIYENLMIESNIIHAAYQNGAEKLLFLGSSCIYPKNAPQPLKEEYLLSDYLEFTNEPYAIAKIAGIKMCESYYRQYGSNYFSVMPTNLYGPNDNFDLNTSHVLPALIRKFHEATLRQAQGEISSVAEIWGTGTPRREFLYVEDLAEAVYYIMEKVNAKDLYENGISHINIGSGEDLMIKEFANIIKEVVGFEGEMIFDTTKPDGTPRKLLDVSRLHKLGWKHKTSLKEGLEKTYEWFLNKYKG; encoded by the coding sequence ATGAATAAAAAAATATACATAGCCGGACATAGCGGTATGGTTGGGTCGGCAATAAAAAGAAAATTTGAAGCTGAAGGCTGCAAGAATATTGTTACCAGAGAGCTTGAAGAACTCGACCTTATCAGGCAGGACAAGGTTGAATTATTCTTTAGCAAAGAAAAACCCGACTATGTAATAATAGCTGCCGCAAAGGTTGGAGGGATACTCGCAAACAATACTTACAGGGCGCAATTCATATACGAAAATTTGATGATCGAATCAAATATAATACACGCTGCTTATCAGAATGGAGCTGAGAAACTTCTTTTTCTTGGAAGTTCCTGTATTTACCCAAAAAATGCACCACAGCCTTTGAAGGAAGAATATCTACTTTCCGATTACTTAGAATTTACTAATGAACCTTATGCTATTGCAAAAATAGCCGGGATTAAAATGTGCGAGAGTTACTACCGGCAATACGGAAGTAATTATTTTTCCGTAATGCCTACAAATCTTTACGGACCGAATGATAATTTCGATTTGAATACGTCTCATGTATTGCCCGCGTTGATAAGAAAATTCCATGAGGCGACCCTTCGACAAGCTCAGGGTGAAATATCGAGTGTAGCCGAGATATGGGGGACAGGTACACCTCGGCGAGAGTTTTTGTATGTAGAAGATTTAGCTGAAGCAGTTTATTATATTATGGAGAAAGTAAATGCTAAAGATTTGTACGAGAATGGAATTTCGCACATAAACATCGGATCCGGGGAAGACTTGATGATAAAAGAATTTGCAAACATTATAAAAGAGGTTGTTGGATTTGAAGGCGAAATGATTTTTGATACAACAAAACCAGACGGTACACCAAGAAAACTTTTGGATGTTTCCCGATTACATAAACTCGGTTGGAAACATAAAACGAGCTTAAAGGAAGGATTAGAGAAAACATACGAGTGGTTTCTTAACAAGTATAAAGGATAA
- a CDS encoding nucleotidyltransferase domain-containing protein yields MDYEKDEIITNAVKLIENLKEKHSIKAAYLFGSYSKGFAGKNSDIDIAVVLDKIRDGSPFNETFEIFHEAQMYNSLYEVICFSEQEFINEDESLIKHIKREGIKIF; encoded by the coding sequence ATGGATTATGAAAAAGATGAAATAATAACTAATGCCGTAAAACTTATTGAAAATCTTAAGGAGAAACACAGCATTAAAGCTGCTTATCTTTTTGGTTCTTATTCAAAAGGTTTTGCCGGTAAAAATAGCGATATAGACATAGCGGTGGTTCTTGATAAAATTAGAGATGGATCGCCGTTTAACGAAACGTTCGAGATTTTTCATGAAGCACAGATGTATAATTCCCTCTACGAAGTTATATGTTTCTCGGAACAAGAATTCATCAATGAGGATGAATCATTAATTAAACACATAAAGAGGGAAGGAATTAAAATTTTTTAA
- a CDS encoding HEPN domain-containing protein codes for MNSDKVRKWIERVEYDMLTAEAMLDAGRYIYAVFMCQQAVEKSLKALITYSDIDVLPVHNLRRLFEISGFINELDEERLMKLDFLSQYYINARYKEDITELSKGITREFSADIIIFSKEMIKWIMKKMK; via the coding sequence ATGAATTCTGATAAAGTCAGAAAATGGATAGAAAGAGTGGAATATGATATGCTGACTGCAGAGGCAATGCTTGACGCGGGACGATACATATATGCAGTTTTTATGTGCCAGCAGGCTGTTGAAAAATCATTGAAAGCTCTTATTACATATTCGGACATAGATGTTTTACCCGTTCATAATTTACGAAGATTATTCGAGATTTCTGGTTTTATAAATGAACTTGATGAGGAACGTTTAATGAAATTAGATTTTCTTTCTCAATATTATATTAATGCACGGTACAAAGAAGATATAACAGAACTATCAAAAGGAATTACACGGGAATTTTCTGCCGACATTATTATTTTCTCGAAGGAGATGATTAAATGGATTATGAAAAAGATGAAATAA
- a CDS encoding type II toxin-antitoxin system MqsA family antitoxin, producing MTCVICKTGLLEKSKVIVTLNKDGSVIIFKNVPADVYVNCGEYYLNEDVTEDILSRAKEAVKNKPEIEILQYAA from the coding sequence ATAACTTGTGTAATTTGTAAAACAGGACTACTCGAAAAGAGTAAAGTTATTGTAACATTAAATAAAGATGGGAGCGTTATTATTTTTAAAAATGTTCCTGCGGATGTTTATGTAAATTGCGGTGAATATTATTTAAACGAAGATGTTACTGAAGATATTCTAAGTCGCGCAAAAGAAGCAGTAAAAAATAAACCGGAGATAGAAATATTACAATATGCGGCTTGA
- a CDS encoding nucleotidyltransferase: MKIKTMTASADFEEFLKLLNKNKVKYLIVGGYAYAIHFKPRYTNDIDIFILAETQNAAKVLKTLKDFGFGELTISKKDLTKPDQVIQLGYPPLRIDLLTSISGVEFRNAWKNKVKSKYGKQCVYFIGKKEFILNKKSSGRKKDLADLE; the protein is encoded by the coding sequence ATGAAAATAAAAACAATGACGGCCTCGGCCGATTTCGAAGAGTTCTTAAAATTACTAAACAAAAATAAAGTAAAATATTTAATAGTCGGCGGATATGCTTATGCTATCCACTTCAAACCTCGATACACAAACGACATTGATATTTTTATCTTAGCAGAAACACAAAATGCTGCTAAAGTATTGAAAACCTTAAAGGATTTTGGATTTGGTGAATTAACGATTTCAAAGAAGGATTTAACAAAACCGGATCAAGTAATTCAACTGGGATATCCTCCACTTAGAATTGATTTGCTGACTTCGATAAGCGGTGTTGAATTTCGAAATGCCTGGAAAAACAAAGTTAAGAGTAAGTATGGCAAGCAGTGTGTATATTTTATTGGCAAAAAAGAATTTATACTGAACAAGAAATCTTCCGGCAGGAAAAAGGACTTAGCAGATTTAGAATAA
- a CDS encoding type II toxin-antitoxin system MqsA family antitoxin yields MTCVICKTGVLEKGNVIVTINRDGSVIIFKNVPADVCGNCGEYYLNEDVTEVILNRAKEAVKNKPEVEILQYAA; encoded by the coding sequence ATAACTTGTGTAATTTGTAAAACAGGAGTACTCGAAAAGGGTAATGTGATCGTTACCATCAATAGAGATGGCAGCGTAATTATTTTTAAAAATGTTCCTGCGGATGTTTGTGGGAATTGCGGTGAATATTACCTGAACGAAGATGTTACCGAAGTTATTCTCAATCGTGCAAAAGAAGCAGTAAAAAATAAACCTGAAGTAGAAATTTTACAATATGCTGCTTGA
- a CDS encoding Wzz/FepE/Etk N-terminal domain-containing protein, with translation MNTNTEAEQPNERRIDYLEIISLLWSKRKFIIVVTLITTIVFIALTFLMTPTYLSSTVILPDMGKDKLGPLGDLASLAGINIGGEVIMVKLYPDIIQSEAVLTPVIEKKYKSEFYDQPVNLIEYFEIEEETPRRTQEVVLEQMRKRLKIEMSQKTGLLTYSIETKDAQVSADILNTITAELNNFLLTKKATNAGEQRKWIEQRLKEVKLDLSKAENVLKEFREKNRRVIDSPQLLLEQERLIRDVTIQSTVYSTLIQQHEMAKIEELKYVPIINVMDTAKAAAKKNFPKRSYFAIAGMFLSFFGAVCYVIVKNKYSVEIRKYLSIFSKSKQSV, from the coding sequence ATGAATACTAACACAGAAGCTGAGCAACCAAACGAGCGAAGAATAGATTATCTCGAAATAATTTCGCTCCTTTGGTCGAAGAGGAAATTTATTATTGTCGTAACGCTTATAACAACAATAGTATTCATAGCGTTGACGTTCCTGATGACCCCCACGTATCTTTCCTCTACAGTAATTCTTCCTGATATGGGAAAGGATAAATTAGGACCTTTGGGTGATTTAGCATCATTAGCAGGAATAAATATTGGCGGTGAGGTGATTATGGTGAAGTTATATCCCGATATTATCCAAAGTGAAGCTGTATTAACTCCCGTAATAGAAAAAAAGTACAAATCTGAGTTTTACGACCAGCCGGTAAATCTAATAGAGTATTTTGAAATAGAAGAAGAAACTCCGCGCCGGACACAAGAAGTTGTCCTTGAACAGATGAGAAAACGTTTAAAAATAGAGATGAGTCAAAAAACAGGTTTGTTGACTTATTCTATTGAAACGAAAGACGCGCAGGTATCGGCAGATATATTGAATACTATAACCGCTGAATTAAATAATTTCTTATTAACAAAGAAAGCTACAAACGCGGGCGAACAGCGTAAATGGATTGAACAGCGTTTGAAAGAAGTTAAATTAGATTTATCAAAAGCAGAAAATGTATTGAAAGAATTCAGAGAAAAGAATCGCAGAGTTATTGACTCGCCACAACTTCTCTTGGAACAAGAACGGTTAATACGTGATGTAACAATTCAGAGCACAGTCTATTCAACCCTAATCCAGCAGCACGAAATGGCAAAAATAGAAGAATTAAAATATGTGCCTATTATAAATGTTATGGATACAGCAAAAGCTGCCGCTAAGAAAAATTTCCCAAAACGAAGTTATTTTGCTATTGCCGGTATGTTTTTGAGTTTCTTCGGCGCGGTATGTTATGTGATTGTGAAAAATAAATATTCTGTTGAGATTAGGAAGTATTTATCGATTTTCAGTAAAAGTAAACAGAGTGTATAA
- a CDS encoding T9SS type A sorting domain-containing protein — protein MKALSYVLVFVLSFQFVDAQTTNKFFPNLKKSNIHLLKSGGMVTYVKFSNSINGPFTSPATLSTTDSLFLKMDVTPLGSVSAIFWIDINDNGIIDGTDFSLGGEIFADNAMGDLDPTQGTIIAYLETGGAMPSMQVIAVFSEGMTTVTGIVRFENPPATFSLSGVIYNTDGGVVPGAWVWAISGTNQIGDVADQNGNYLIPLEAGIYFMYVEDMSGLHSSFDTSMVITGNTIQDFYLAGLTSYIRGFVKDEAGNPIANIGVYVEGSGGGRGVYTDSNGEYFKLVPAGNGRIGLNGDDLLPTYISPNSHEFTINENDSIVNNSVSNFTCYRTNAAITGTVKINGNLPTKSYLISGWNDYLQSNTRTVSNATTGNYTLPVYSSPGPQNYYGVYLADWAREYPFPPGSYADTSYWNISPGASNINFNLILADSSAVDPFNGNNIPPSAMWDIYQHNHDNSGVQCVGDKLRVQATNWGSESGVGVFSRKPFQLNNREFRIYIDHKELGYNNTVYVTLSGQKYYWNHPLNERNTLILQFSKKVNGGWHLQENLDWGLSTLWQSPDTTGGHILFQFNADASILTLKINGVVKYQGSWGQNFSVAYVHLLEFNSSPNAPTPVYFDEFFVGAVGSTGVREIAGEIPQEFKLEQNYPNPFNPATTIKFQLPIASSVSLKVYNVLGQEVSDLLNGEINAGIYEVAFDASKLSSGIYYYRLTAVDSKSGELLMNTSRKAILLK, from the coding sequence ATGAAAGCGTTAAGTTACGTTTTAGTTTTTGTTTTATCGTTTCAATTCGTTGATGCACAGACAACGAATAAGTTTTTCCCCAACCTCAAAAAATCAAATATTCATTTGTTAAAATCAGGAGGTATGGTTACTTATGTAAAATTTTCAAATTCAATTAACGGTCCGTTCACATCACCGGCAACGTTATCGACAACAGATTCATTATTTTTAAAAATGGATGTAACACCTTTAGGAAGTGTGTCCGCTATTTTCTGGATAGATATCAATGATAACGGAATAATTGATGGTACCGACTTTTCGTTAGGCGGTGAAATATTTGCAGATAACGCTATGGGTGATTTAGACCCGACTCAAGGGACGATAATTGCCTATTTGGAGACTGGAGGAGCGATGCCATCAATGCAAGTTATTGCTGTATTTAGCGAAGGTATGACTACAGTAACAGGAATTGTGCGGTTTGAAAATCCTCCAGCAACTTTTTCGTTGAGTGGTGTGATTTATAACACCGATGGCGGAGTGGTCCCCGGCGCTTGGGTGTGGGCTATTTCTGGTACGAATCAAATCGGAGATGTGGCAGACCAGAACGGCAATTACTTGATTCCGCTTGAAGCTGGAATTTATTTTATGTATGTAGAAGATATGAGTGGTTTACATTCATCCTTCGATACTTCAATGGTTATAACAGGAAACACAATACAAGATTTTTATTTAGCCGGGTTAACATCATACATACGTGGTTTTGTAAAAGATGAAGCTGGCAATCCAATAGCAAATATCGGAGTTTATGTCGAAGGTTCAGGAGGGGGAAGAGGTGTCTATACTGACAGTAATGGAGAATACTTTAAATTAGTGCCAGCCGGCAATGGCAGAATTGGATTGAATGGTGACGATTTATTACCCACTTATATTTCCCCGAACTCACACGAGTTCACTATTAACGAAAATGACTCAATTGTAAACAATTCAGTATCAAACTTTACTTGTTATCGAACAAACGCTGCAATAACGGGTACTGTAAAGATTAACGGCAATTTACCTACGAAAAGTTACTTAATCAGTGGTTGGAACGATTATCTTCAAAGTAATACACGTACTGTTTCTAATGCTACAACAGGTAACTACACACTGCCTGTATATTCTTCACCCGGTCCGCAAAATTATTATGGTGTTTATTTAGCTGATTGGGCAAGAGAATATCCATTCCCACCTGGTTCTTATGCCGATACTTCATATTGGAATATATCACCGGGTGCTTCGAATATAAATTTCAATTTAATACTTGCCGACTCCTCGGCTGTTGATCCGTTTAATGGAAATAATATTCCACCTTCAGCTATGTGGGATATTTATCAACATAATCACGACAATTCAGGTGTTCAATGTGTTGGAGATAAACTTAGAGTGCAAGCCACGAATTGGGGGAGTGAATCAGGTGTTGGTGTATTTTCGCGTAAACCATTCCAATTGAATAACCGAGAATTCAGAATTTATATAGACCACAAAGAACTTGGATATAATAATACCGTTTATGTTACTCTATCAGGTCAAAAATATTACTGGAATCATCCATTGAATGAACGTAATACTTTAATTCTACAATTTTCTAAAAAGGTTAATGGCGGTTGGCATTTACAGGAAAATTTAGATTGGGGTCTTTCAACGTTATGGCAATCCCCCGATACTACGGGTGGACATATCTTATTCCAATTTAATGCTGATGCAAGTATTCTTACATTAAAAATAAATGGTGTAGTCAAATATCAGGGTTCATGGGGTCAAAATTTTTCTGTAGCATATGTTCACTTATTAGAATTTAATTCCTCTCCTAACGCACCAACACCCGTTTATTTCGATGAATTCTTTGTCGGCGCTGTTGGTTCAACCGGAGTAAGAGAGATTGCAGGGGAGATACCTCAAGAATTTAAACTTGAACAAAATTATCCAAATCCTTTTAACCCGGCAACGACGATAAAATTCCAATTGCCGATTGCGAGCAGTGTAAGTTTAAAAGTTTACAACGTTCTCGGTCAGGAAGTTAGCGATTTACTGAACGGAGAGATTAACGCCGGTATATATGAAGTAGCTTTCGATGCTTCAAAACTCTCTTCGGGAATTTATTATTATCGGTTAACTGCGGTTGATAGTAAGTCTGGAGAACTGTTAATGAATACTTCAAGGAAAGCTATTCTTCTGAAATAA